A window of Tautonia plasticadhaerens contains these coding sequences:
- a CDS encoding FAD-binding and (Fe-S)-binding domain-containing protein, with the protein MSSRNAAGHPAGARTRIAPARSIDRLRGRLADATRAEIRFDRGSRGLYATDASLYQIMPVGVVVPRTVEDVAATVRVAAEEGVPIIPRGGATSLSGQAIGAGIVLDASKHLTRIGTVDRDRMTVRVQPGVVLGRLNAELKPLGLMFAPDVSTTDRATLGGMIGNNSAGARSLRFGKTVDSVRSLDVVLADGSTATLGPLGPAELAAACALDGIVGRTHRTVRDLVRDHEDAIRRHFPHLLRRVSGYNLDEFVPGLPVRAPQAPDDPWAFNLAKLVVGSEGTLAVVTGAELKLVPAPEHQGLVVLSFATIPAALDRLQEMLETGPVAVEMVDRAIMDLAAKNPEYAKSLGFAAGHPEAVLAAQFYADSHDELVEKTADLARRFSGAPGVLGIRTTLQDAARDDFWKVRKAGLSLLMGMVGDPKPVAFVEDTAVPVERLPAFYDRFRAIVDRHGTVASCYGHADVGCLHIRPVLNMKAQEDVDKLRSIAAEVSDLVLEFGGSMSGEHGDGLARSRWNRKLFGDEIYGAFRSIKDAFDPHDLMNPGKVVAEPDPGVDLRFGASYRTPLEPRQTAFDFSDQGGFARAVELCSGVGACRKTGTGTMCPSYMVTLDEDHSTRGRANLMRLVMSGALPSEGMVSADLERALDLCLQCKACKTECPSNVDMSRLKSEYLHQKYRTRSIPLGSLLVAHVHRLNAIGSATAPLSNALAKWSPVRWLMEQIAGFDRRRVVPEFDRDHLRRWFRRHRPDPRAGSRGRVILLDDCFTTYNQPAVGRAAVSVLEASGYSVELAGLPCCGRPAISKGLLDLAGHWARQNVAKLAADARDGVPILGCEPSCILTLADEYRALRLGPDADAVADASMMIDRFLADPGRVPDLPLRPRPGRVLLHGHCQQKATVGTADTVAALRLIPGLEVATLDSGCCGMAGSFGYELGHYDVSVALAERVLLPAARAEPDAPLLAPGFSCRSQVHGLEGIDALHPIELIAAQLDAAAPTAQAPRAEATR; encoded by the coding sequence ATGTCCAGCCGCAACGCCGCCGGCCACCCCGCCGGCGCCCGCACCCGAATCGCCCCCGCCCGGTCGATCGACCGCCTCCGAGGCCGCCTGGCCGACGCCACCCGCGCCGAGATCCGCTTCGACCGGGGCAGTCGGGGGCTCTACGCCACGGACGCCAGCCTCTACCAGATCATGCCCGTCGGCGTGGTCGTCCCCCGCACCGTCGAGGACGTGGCCGCCACGGTCCGGGTCGCCGCCGAGGAAGGCGTGCCGATCATCCCCCGAGGCGGCGCGACCAGCCTCTCGGGCCAGGCCATCGGCGCCGGGATCGTCCTCGACGCCTCGAAGCACCTCACCCGGATCGGCACCGTCGACCGGGACCGGATGACCGTCCGTGTCCAGCCCGGCGTGGTCCTCGGCCGCCTCAATGCCGAGTTGAAGCCGCTCGGCCTGATGTTCGCCCCGGACGTCTCCACCACCGACCGCGCCACCCTCGGCGGCATGATCGGCAACAACTCCGCCGGCGCCCGGTCGCTCCGGTTCGGCAAGACGGTCGACAGCGTCCGCTCCCTCGACGTCGTGCTCGCCGACGGCTCCACCGCCACCCTCGGCCCCCTCGGCCCGGCCGAACTGGCCGCCGCCTGCGCCCTCGACGGCATCGTCGGCCGGACTCACCGGACGGTCCGGGACCTGGTGAGGGACCACGAGGATGCCATCCGGAGGCACTTCCCCCACCTGCTCCGACGGGTCAGCGGCTACAACCTCGACGAGTTCGTCCCCGGCCTCCCGGTCCGGGCCCCGCAGGCCCCCGACGACCCCTGGGCCTTCAACCTCGCCAAGCTCGTCGTCGGCTCCGAGGGCACCCTGGCCGTCGTCACCGGCGCCGAGCTGAAGCTCGTCCCCGCCCCGGAGCACCAGGGCCTCGTCGTCCTCTCCTTCGCCACCATCCCGGCCGCGCTCGACCGTCTCCAGGAGATGCTGGAGACCGGGCCCGTGGCCGTCGAGATGGTCGACCGCGCGATCATGGACCTCGCCGCGAAGAACCCGGAATACGCCAAGAGCCTCGGCTTCGCCGCCGGCCACCCCGAGGCCGTGCTCGCCGCCCAGTTCTACGCCGATTCGCATGACGAGCTGGTCGAGAAGACCGCCGACCTCGCCCGACGCTTTTCGGGCGCACCCGGCGTGCTCGGCATCCGGACCACCCTGCAGGACGCCGCCCGGGACGACTTCTGGAAGGTCCGAAAGGCCGGCTTGTCGCTGCTGATGGGCATGGTCGGCGACCCCAAGCCAGTCGCCTTCGTCGAGGACACCGCCGTCCCCGTCGAGCGGCTCCCCGCCTTCTACGACCGCTTCCGGGCCATCGTCGACCGCCACGGCACCGTCGCCTCCTGCTACGGCCACGCCGACGTCGGCTGCCTGCACATCCGCCCCGTCCTGAACATGAAGGCGCAGGAGGACGTCGACAAACTCCGATCCATCGCCGCCGAGGTCTCCGACCTCGTCCTCGAATTCGGCGGCTCCATGAGCGGCGAGCACGGCGACGGCCTCGCCCGGAGCCGGTGGAACCGCAAGCTCTTCGGCGACGAAATCTACGGCGCCTTCCGCTCCATCAAGGACGCCTTCGACCCGCACGACCTGATGAACCCCGGCAAGGTCGTCGCCGAGCCCGACCCCGGCGTCGACCTCCGCTTCGGCGCCTCCTACCGCACCCCGCTTGAGCCCCGGCAGACCGCCTTCGACTTCTCCGACCAGGGCGGCTTCGCCCGGGCCGTCGAGCTCTGCTCCGGCGTCGGCGCCTGCCGCAAGACCGGCACCGGCACCATGTGCCCCAGCTACATGGTCACCCTCGACGAGGACCACTCCACCCGAGGGCGGGCCAACCTGATGCGCCTGGTCATGTCCGGCGCCTTGCCGAGCGAGGGCATGGTCAGCGCGGATCTGGAGCGGGCCCTCGACCTCTGCCTCCAGTGCAAGGCCTGCAAGACCGAGTGCCCGTCGAACGTCGACATGTCCCGGCTCAAGTCGGAGTACCTGCACCAGAAGTATCGGACTCGGTCCATCCCGCTCGGCTCCCTGCTGGTCGCCCACGTGCATCGGCTCAACGCGATCGGCTCCGCGACGGCTCCCCTGTCGAACGCCCTGGCGAAGTGGTCCCCCGTCCGTTGGCTCATGGAGCAGATCGCCGGGTTCGACCGCCGCCGGGTCGTCCCCGAATTCGATCGGGACCATCTCCGACGCTGGTTCCGCCGCCATCGGCCGGATCCGAGGGCCGGTTCCCGGGGCCGGGTCATCCTGCTCGACGACTGCTTCACCACCTACAACCAGCCCGCCGTCGGCCGGGCCGCCGTGTCCGTGCTGGAGGCCTCCGGCTACTCGGTCGAGCTCGCCGGACTCCCCTGCTGCGGGCGGCCCGCCATCTCCAAGGGCCTGCTCGACCTCGCCGGCCACTGGGCGAGGCAGAACGTGGCGAAGCTCGCGGCCGACGCCCGAGACGGGGTGCCGATCCTCGGCTGCGAGCCCTCCTGCATCCTCACCCTGGCCGACGAGTACCGCGCCCTCCGCCTCGGCCCCGACGCCGACGCGGTGGCCGACGCCTCGATGATGATCGACCGCTTCCTCGCCGACCCCGGCCGGGTCCCCGACCTCCCCCTCCGGCCCCGGCCGGGCCGGGTCCTGCTGCACGGCCACTGCCAGCAGAAGGCGACGGTCGGCACGGCGGACACCGTCGCCGCGTTGCGTCTCATCCCCGGCCTGGAGGTGGCAACCCTCGACTCCGGCTGTTGCGGCATGGCCGGCTCGTTCGGCTACGAACTCGGCCACTACGACGTGAGCGTCGCCCTGGCCGAGCGCGTCCTCCTGCCCGCCGCCCGGGCCGAGCCGGACGCCCCCCTCCTCGCCCCCGGCTTCTCCTGCCGGAGCCAGGTCCACGGCCTGGAGGGGATCGACGCGCTCCACCCCATCGAGCTGATCGCCGCACAACTCGACGCCGCCGCCCCCACCGCGCAAGCTCCCCGTGCCGAGGCCACCCGATGA
- a CDS encoding DUF1559 domain-containing protein, translated as MGCFHRNDRRGFTLIELLVVIAIIGVLIALLLPAVQSAREAARRAQCTNNLKQLGLALANYESSTQSFPLGGNNGPGGPTTNDNRYWGAWSPHAMLLPFMEQTQVYNAINFNYLGRSDGNGERGNYTGVSTRINTLLCPSSSPPRTTWNVDSNLGMNKLFAGNNYFASTGSSIMWIGWPTDIPNGLFAVGGVPFSSRDITDGTSNTVAFGEFRTGDYDDSKNSIQDFVGIQWNASAFPNMPNRNMDRPPGNMPGPGNVGAAALLTDLQTAGALWASRTPNNYGQNPSVPSNQRSWNGRMWHVGNYGHALGNLLVPPNSQYPYIQYWDSNSDFDSAGIVGLTSQHPGGANVCFADGSVRFLKSTLAYQVLWGLGSRDGGEVVSSDQY; from the coding sequence ATGGGTTGTTTCCATCGGAACGATCGACGGGGTTTCACCCTGATCGAATTGCTGGTGGTGATCGCCATCATCGGTGTCTTAATCGCCCTGCTGCTGCCCGCGGTGCAGAGCGCCCGCGAGGCGGCCCGACGCGCCCAGTGCACCAACAACCTCAAGCAGCTCGGCCTGGCGCTGGCGAACTACGAATCGTCCACCCAGTCGTTCCCGCTCGGCGGCAACAATGGCCCCGGCGGGCCGACGACCAACGACAACCGCTACTGGGGCGCCTGGAGCCCCCACGCGATGCTCCTGCCGTTCATGGAGCAGACCCAGGTCTACAACGCCATCAACTTCAACTACTTGGGCCGCAGCGACGGGAACGGCGAGCGGGGCAACTATACCGGCGTCTCCACCCGGATCAACACCCTCCTGTGCCCATCGAGTTCGCCCCCGAGGACCACCTGGAACGTTGACTCCAACCTGGGGATGAACAAGCTCTTCGCCGGCAACAACTACTTCGCCAGCACCGGCTCGTCGATCATGTGGATCGGTTGGCCGACCGACATCCCGAATGGTCTGTTCGCCGTCGGCGGCGTCCCCTTCAGCTCGCGCGACATCACGGATGGCACCTCGAACACGGTTGCCTTCGGCGAGTTCCGCACCGGCGACTACGACGACTCCAAGAACTCGATCCAGGACTTCGTGGGGATCCAATGGAATGCGAGCGCCTTCCCCAACATGCCGAACCGGAACATGGACCGGCCGCCCGGCAACATGCCGGGCCCCGGCAACGTCGGCGCCGCCGCGCTGCTGACGGATCTTCAGACCGCTGGAGCCTTGTGGGCCTCCCGGACGCCCAACAACTACGGCCAGAACCCCAGCGTTCCGAGTAACCAGCGGAGCTGGAATGGCCGGATGTGGCACGTCGGCAACTACGGCCACGCCCTGGGCAACCTGCTGGTGCCCCCGAACTCCCAGTATCCCTACATCCAGTACTGGGACTCCAACAGTGACTTCGACTCGGCCGGCATCGTCGGCCTGACGAGCCAGCACCCCGGCGGTGCCAACGTCTGTTTCGCCGACGGCTCGGTGAGGTTCCTCAAATCAACCCTCGCCTACCAGGTCCTCTGGGGGCTTGGCTCGCGAGACGGTGGCGAGGTCGTCAGCTCCGACCAGTATTGA